In one window of Erythrolamprus reginae isolate rEryReg1 chromosome 1, rEryReg1.hap1, whole genome shotgun sequence DNA:
- the STYXL1 gene encoding serine/threonine/tyrosine-interacting-like protein 1 isoform X1, with the protein MAGVTLCEPTELYNLLNQSTRISRLAEPNYLCLLDARTKREYNESHLMTALRVKTNPLGKYLVPESVNLECVRYCVIYDGKTETVEGAFNMDYDLLDVDKELTPFDTGIDIKELRKKPSSEYNAKEGSAARCARTMQRLTRFPVMILRGGYERFTTSYHYLRTQKIFWMPQELEAFKTYPVEIMPAKLYMGNYKQACDSQIQKDLKIKAHINICEEAGVFFLEDSEKLFHIPIPDSLEADLFSHFADICHFIDSHISKEAILVFSTFGISRCSTAVMAYLIHSWKFYLKKAWNHVQKCKNNMRPNRAFVKQLSDWEEKFFLSAVTDISEPNY; encoded by the exons aTGGCAGGGGTGACCTTGTGTGAACCAACAGAACTGTATAATTTGTTGAATCAGTCTACAAGGATATCTAGATTAGCAGAGCCAAACTATCTCTGTTTATTGG ATGCTCGTACCAAGAGAGAATATAATGAAAGCCACTTGATGACAGCATTAAGAGTCAAAACA AATCCACTGGGCAAATATTTGGTGCCTGAATCTGTCAACCTGGAATGTGTTCGATACTGTGTAATATATGATGGCAAAACGGAGACTGTGGAAGGAGCTTTTAACATGGATTACGATCTACTTGACGTGGATAAAGAACTAACAC CATTTGACACAGGAATTGACATAAAGGAATTAAGAAAGAAACCATCTTCTGAATATA ATGCTAAAGAAGGCTCTGCGGCTCGCTGCGCAAGAACTATGCAGCGGCTCACCCGCTTTCCAGTCATGATCTTAAGAGGCGGTTATGAACGCTTTACAACCTCCTATCACTACCTCAGGACCCAAAAGATCTTTTGGATGCCTCAA GAATTGGAAGCCTTTAAGACCTATCCAGTAGAAATCATGCCTGCTAAGCTGTACATGGGAAACTACAAACAAGCCTGTGACAGTCAGATTCAGAAGGATCTGAAAATCAAGGCTCATATTAATATCTGTGAGGAAGCTGGCGTATT CTTCCTTGAAGACAGCGAAAAACTGTTTCATATTCCTATTCCTGATTCTCTTGAGGCAGatttattttctcactttgccgACATTTGTCACTTTATTG ATTCTCATATCAGTAAAGAAGCAATCCTGGTCTTCTCCACTTTTGGAATAAGCAGGTGTAGCACAGCAGTGATGGCTTACCTTATCCATTCTTGGAAGTTTTACTTGAAG AAAGCATGGAATCATGTCCAGAAATGTAAAAATAACATGCGGCCCAATCGAGCATTTGTGAAACAGCTGTCAGATTGGGAAGAAAAGTTCTTTTTAAGTGCCGTCACTGACATTTCAGAACCAAATTACTGA
- the STYXL1 gene encoding serine/threonine/tyrosine-interacting-like protein 1 isoform X3: MTALRVKTNPLGKYLVPESVNLECVRYCVIYDGKTETVEGAFNMDYDLLDVDKELTPFDTGIDIKELRKKPSSEYNAKEGSAARCARTMQRLTRFPVMILRGGYERFTTSYHYLRTQKIFWMPQELEAFKTYPVEIMPAKLYMGNYKQACDSQIQKDLKIKAHINICEEAGVFFLEDSEKLFHIPIPDSLEADLFSHFADICHFIDSHISKEAILVFSTFGISRCSTAVMAYLIHSWKFYLKKAWNHVQKCKNNMRPNRAFVKQLSDWEEKFFLSAVTDISEPNY; the protein is encoded by the exons ATGACAGCATTAAGAGTCAAAACA AATCCACTGGGCAAATATTTGGTGCCTGAATCTGTCAACCTGGAATGTGTTCGATACTGTGTAATATATGATGGCAAAACGGAGACTGTGGAAGGAGCTTTTAACATGGATTACGATCTACTTGACGTGGATAAAGAACTAACAC CATTTGACACAGGAATTGACATAAAGGAATTAAGAAAGAAACCATCTTCTGAATATA ATGCTAAAGAAGGCTCTGCGGCTCGCTGCGCAAGAACTATGCAGCGGCTCACCCGCTTTCCAGTCATGATCTTAAGAGGCGGTTATGAACGCTTTACAACCTCCTATCACTACCTCAGGACCCAAAAGATCTTTTGGATGCCTCAA GAATTGGAAGCCTTTAAGACCTATCCAGTAGAAATCATGCCTGCTAAGCTGTACATGGGAAACTACAAACAAGCCTGTGACAGTCAGATTCAGAAGGATCTGAAAATCAAGGCTCATATTAATATCTGTGAGGAAGCTGGCGTATT CTTCCTTGAAGACAGCGAAAAACTGTTTCATATTCCTATTCCTGATTCTCTTGAGGCAGatttattttctcactttgccgACATTTGTCACTTTATTG ATTCTCATATCAGTAAAGAAGCAATCCTGGTCTTCTCCACTTTTGGAATAAGCAGGTGTAGCACAGCAGTGATGGCTTACCTTATCCATTCTTGGAAGTTTTACTTGAAG AAAGCATGGAATCATGTCCAGAAATGTAAAAATAACATGCGGCCCAATCGAGCATTTGTGAAACAGCTGTCAGATTGGGAAGAAAAGTTCTTTTTAAGTGCCGTCACTGACATTTCAGAACCAAATTACTGA
- the STYXL1 gene encoding serine/threonine/tyrosine-interacting-like protein 1 isoform X2: MAGVTLCEPTELYNLLNQSTRISRLAEPNYLCLLDARTKREYNESHLMTALRVKTNPLGKYLVPESVNLECVRYCVIYDGKTETVEGAFNMDYDLLDVDKELTPFDTGIDIKELRKKPSSEYNAKEGSAARCARTMQRLTRFPVMILRGGYERFTTSYHYLRTQKIFWMPQELEAFKTYPVEIMPAKLYMGNYKQACDSQIQKDLKIKAHINICEEAGVFFLEDSEKLFHIPIPDSLEADLFSHFADICHFIDSHISKEAILVFSTFGISRCSTAVMAYLIHSWKFYLKWSKARARRTSHHFLPDS, encoded by the exons aTGGCAGGGGTGACCTTGTGTGAACCAACAGAACTGTATAATTTGTTGAATCAGTCTACAAGGATATCTAGATTAGCAGAGCCAAACTATCTCTGTTTATTGG ATGCTCGTACCAAGAGAGAATATAATGAAAGCCACTTGATGACAGCATTAAGAGTCAAAACA AATCCACTGGGCAAATATTTGGTGCCTGAATCTGTCAACCTGGAATGTGTTCGATACTGTGTAATATATGATGGCAAAACGGAGACTGTGGAAGGAGCTTTTAACATGGATTACGATCTACTTGACGTGGATAAAGAACTAACAC CATTTGACACAGGAATTGACATAAAGGAATTAAGAAAGAAACCATCTTCTGAATATA ATGCTAAAGAAGGCTCTGCGGCTCGCTGCGCAAGAACTATGCAGCGGCTCACCCGCTTTCCAGTCATGATCTTAAGAGGCGGTTATGAACGCTTTACAACCTCCTATCACTACCTCAGGACCCAAAAGATCTTTTGGATGCCTCAA GAATTGGAAGCCTTTAAGACCTATCCAGTAGAAATCATGCCTGCTAAGCTGTACATGGGAAACTACAAACAAGCCTGTGACAGTCAGATTCAGAAGGATCTGAAAATCAAGGCTCATATTAATATCTGTGAGGAAGCTGGCGTATT CTTCCTTGAAGACAGCGAAAAACTGTTTCATATTCCTATTCCTGATTCTCTTGAGGCAGatttattttctcactttgccgACATTTGTCACTTTATTG ATTCTCATATCAGTAAAGAAGCAATCCTGGTCTTCTCCACTTTTGGAATAAGCAGGTGTAGCACAGCAGTGATGGCTTACCTTATCCATTCTTGGAAGTTTTACTTGAAG TGGTCAAAGGCTCGAGCAAGGAGAACTTCCCACCACTTTCTTCCTGACTCTTAG